The genomic region GGAGAAAAAATGCGTGATTCCTGAAGGGTTAGTTATTGGATTTGATCCTGAACAAGACCGCAAGCGATTTTATGTGACCGAGAAAGGTATTACATTAATTACACCGGAAATGTTAGGGCAGGAAATACATAAAATATGTTAACAAAGATTGAGTAAACATTTCAAATTAATAGTCAGTGATGCAAAATGGGCGTGTATTCGTGACTATTTTTTCATGCCAGAAGCATGATTGATGCAGTGAGCTTCTATATTTTATTTTAATTTAATAAATACTGTCTTTTATAATGAAGCAATTAAATCTCGTTTTGCTGTGGCATATGCATCAACCGGACTATCGGGATTACGTCACCAATCAATTTGTGTTGCCTTGGGTGTATCTGCATGCCATCAAGGACTATACCGATATGGCTTATCATTTGGAGTCGCATCCAAAGACCAGGGTGGTCGTCAATTTTGTTCCGGTGCTTCTGGATCAACTGGATGATTTTTCGCAGCAATTTTCAACCAAGCAAATACGTTGTCCTTTGTTGCGTTTGCTAGCGACACCCGAGCTCGAAAATATCACGATGCAAGATCGTTTGTATATTTTTGACAGCTGCTTTCTCAGTAATCATGAGAACATGCTGCAGCCGTATCCGGCTTATAAGCGTCTACATGAACTCTATCAAGTCTTCAACAAAGTGAGTGAGCGTGAGTTAAAATATTTTTCCGGACAATATCTGGCTGACTTGCTGGTCTGGTATCACTTGGCATGGATGGGAGAGAGTGTACGGAGAAACAACGAATTTGTGATGAAATTAATGGCTAAGAACCAGGAATTTAACTATGAGGATAGGCTGCAGCTTTTTACTTTGATCGGCGAATTAATTCAGGATCTGATTCCGCGCTATCGAAAGCTTGCTGAATCAGGGCAGATTGAATTATCCACCACGCCCCACTTTCATCCGCTTGCACCGCTACTGATTGATTTTTCTTCTGCCCGGGATAGTCAACCCGATGTTACTTTGCCTGCGCATAACTTTTATCCGGGTGGACGTAGCCGCGTGGCATTCCATTTGTCGTCTGCAATTACCAGCCACACCCAGCGTTTTGATGAAAAGCCTGCTGGAATCTGGCCCGCTGAGGGGGCTTTATCTACCGCATTAATAAAAATCATGGCAGAACAAGATTGTCAATGGAGTGCTAGTGGGGAAGGTGTATTGGTCAACAGTTTGCGTTCATCATATTCTGATGGGACATTTCCGGATCGCAACTATTATTTATATCGTCCTTACCGGATAGATGGAGAATCAAAAGATATCATCTGCTTTTTTCGTGATGATCAATTATCTGATTTGATCGGTTTTGAATATTCCAAATGGTTTGGTCGTGATGCTGCGGAAAATTTTGTGCAATCTTTGGATCACATTTATCACAGCACACCTGCTGAGGGGAATCCGGTCGTCAGCGTTATCCTGGATGGAGAGAACGCCTGGGAATCATACCCATATAATGGATTTTATTTTCTTGATGATCTTTATCATTTACTCGATGATCATCCGTATATCCGTACCACAACTTACCGGGATTATCTCGCATCTGTTGAAATCAGTGCAATTGAAGCATTACCAACGCTAGCAGCTGGTAGCTGGGTATATGGAACATTCTCGACTTGGATTGGGGACAAGGAAAAGAACTGTGCATGGGACATGCTCTGCGCGGCTAAACATAGTTTTGATTTGGTGATGCAAAGCGAGCGTTTGACGGAAGAGGAAAAAAATCAGGCCAGTCGGCAGTTGGCGTCCTGTGAAAGCTCAGATTGGTTTTGGTGGTTCGGTGATTACAATCCGGCGCATTCCGTAGCAAGTTTCGATCAGTTGTTCAGGAAAAATCTGATGAATCTTTATCATTTGCTTAAATTACCGATACCATCCGCAATTCTTGAGCCTGTTAGTAAAGGTAATGAATGGAGTGAAGACAGTGGAGCAATGCGGCGATCCTCATCAAACGCGGATTAATTTAAATTGTATTCTCCGTGCTTGAGGACGGATTTTGGATTGCCATAGGTTCTTAACGATTACCGGAGTCATTGAATGTCACAACGTGTTTCGTTACTTTTGGGTGTACATGCCCATCAACCCGTCGGCAATTTTCCCGATGTGTTGAAGGATGCGCATCAGCGTTGCTACAGGCCTTTCTTGCAGATACTTTACCGTTATCCGGATTTTCGTTTTTCCGTTCATTTTTCAGGTTGGTTACTGGATTATCTGTTGCAACACTTTCCTGATGATATGGCGTTATTGCATCAAATGGTTGCGCGGCGGCAAGTGGAATTATTCGGTGCGGGTGATACCGAGCCGGTTCTGGCGGTCATTCCGAACCGGGACCGCATGGGACAGGTTGATACTTTTTCCCGGAAGCTGGCGGTAAAGTTTGGTCAACGTCCGCAGGGTGCATGGTTGACTGAGCGTGTTTGGGAATCCACGGTTGTACCGGCATTGGCGAATTGTGGAATCCGCTATGTTACTGTAGACGATTATCATTTTTTATGTGCAGGTAAAACACCAGGGGAACTTAATGGTTATTTCACCACTGAGGAAGATGCATATAAACTCGATTTATTTCCGATTTCTGAATCCTTACGTTATAAAATTCCTTTTTCTCCGGTTGAAGAAACTATCGCTTATCTGGAATCATTGACGGATCATCATTCGTCCGATACCTCTCCTGCGGCGGTTTATTTCGATGATATCGAAAAATTCGGCATCTGGCCGGAAACTTACCATTGGGTATATGAACAAGGTTGGCTTGAACATTTTATCCAAAGCGTATTGGCTTCAGACAAAATCTGTACCCGGCATTACAGCGAATATCATGCTAGTGAGAAAACCCGCGGTATTGTTTATTTGCCTACGGTATCGTACATCGAAATGAATGAATGGACATTGCCTGCGCATTCCGCCAACATTTATGCAGAACTGTTGCAGCAGGCAAAGACAAGTGGTTGGTATGAACACAAGAAAGCTTTTATCCGTGGTGGCATTTGGAAAAACTTTTTTTCCCGCTATCTGGAATCCAATTGGATGCATAAGCGTATGTTGGGGCTCTCTGCACGGCTAATTGAGTTACCGGCGCAACATCGTACCGTCGAAATGCAGCAGAAACTCTACGAGTCCCAAGCAAATGATGCCTATTGGCATGGCATGTTTGGCGGTTTGTATCTCCCGCATTTAAGGCGTGCTGTATACAATGCCATGGTTGAACTGGAGGCGTTGCTCGATATCCATGCACCGCGTCCTTCGTATTTTACCGAAGATACCGACTTGGATGGTATGGAAGAGGCATATCTGCAGAATGGCGTGCTGCAAGCAGTGTTAAAATTAGATGGTTTTGCCAGTATTTGCGAACTGGATGCCTACCGGTTGAAACATAATTTTGGCGATACCTTGCGCGTTCAAGGTGAACATTATTATCAGAAAATTCAGGCGGGACAGCCTGATTCATCCAATGATGCCGTTAATGGTATCGCTTCGGCGCACGATCGAATCAGCTACAAGCATGAAATTAATGCGGAAGATATCGTTGCCGATGATCATCCTCGGAGCTTATTCGTTGATCGTCTGAATGGTACGTTTATTGTTTACCGCTCAGTGGCTGCCGCACTTGAAAATAACCATTTTCAATCTGAGAATACCAATTATCCGATTCATAAACACATTCTGCTGGATCAGAACCGGTTACAGATTGCATATCATTTTACCGCTAAACTGGCGCATAAATTCAGTACCGAAATCAATCTTGCCATGCCCAGTTGTGATGGGATGGGCGGACGCTTTATCTATCAGGGAAAAATTTCTGGTGGTTTTGGTGAATTGCTTGAATTAACGGACATGACGGAAATAACACTGGACGACGATACGCTGGGCGGCAGCGTGGTGCTAAAAACATCTCATCCAGTGACGTTGCGTGCACATCCGCATTTTTCGGTGTCGCAGTCCGAAAGCGGATTTGAAAAAATTATGCAAGCAACGACATTGTTATTGGAGTGGCCGGTTACCACTCAGGAATTAATTATTACACTGGAGATCCATGCCCGATAGTTGTATTTCATTCATAATTCATATAATTCAGCAACTCAAACACACGCTATGTCTATTCTTACGCACTCACCTGCTTGGTTAGCTTTACAGTCGCATCAATCGGTTATAACACAACAGCATTTGCGCGAGTTGTTTCAACAAGATCCGCAACGTTTTGAAAAATTTTCTCTTATTTTCAATAATATTCTGATGGATTATGCCAAACATCCGATCAATTATGAAACTGTTGATTTATTGCTGAAGTTGGCGCATCAACAGAAGCTAAAAGATTGGATTGCACGGATGTTTTGTGGGGAGAAAATCAATTCGACGGAGCAACGCGCGGTGCTGCATATTGCATTACGCGGTGATCAATCCATCATGGTTGATGGTGTCGATGTGATGCCGGATGTTAAACGCGTGTTAAAGCAGATGGAGCGTTTCTCAATTGCGATTCAGAGTGGCGAACGCAGAGGGTATACCGGGAAAATGTTTACCGATATTGTCAATATCGGTATCGGTGGATCGGATCTGGGGCCAGTGATGGTGACTGAAGCACTGAAACCTTATTGGCTGAAGGGCATTTCCCCACACTTTGTTTCAAATGTTGATGGTACACAGCTAGCCGGTATTTTACGTCAACTCGATCCAGCTACGACGCTTTTTGTTATTGCCTCAAAAACATTTACGACTCAGGAAACTTTGACCAATGCGCATTCTGCACGAGAATGGTTTTTGTCTCAGGGTGGCAATGAAAAAGATATCGCGCATCATTTTGTAGCGGTTTCGACCAATCGTGCGGCAGTAGAAAGATTTGGCATTGATCCGGATAACATGTTTGAGTTTTGGGATTGGGTCGGAGGGCGCTATTCATTATGGTCGGCTATCGGGTTGCCGATTGCCTTGACTGTCGGTATGGATCATTTTTATTCTTTACTGGCGGGTGCAAAAGCAATGGATCAGCATTTCGCCACGGCCCCATTCGAGAAAAATTTGCCAGTTATGCTGGGTTTAATAGGTATTTGGCAAATTAATTTTTTCGGCACAGCTTCTCATGTGGTACTGCCCTACGATCAATCGCTGCATCGTTTCCCCGCTTATTTGCAGCAACTGGAAATGGAAAGCAATGGCAAACGCACCACCCGCAACGGTGAAGTGGCCGATTATGCTACCGGCGCGGTCGTTTGGGGAAAGCCTGGAACCAATGGCCAGCATGCTTTCTACCAATTGTTACATCAAGGCACGCAAACCGTTTCAGCTGATTTCCTGGCGCCTTGTCAAAGCCATTACCCTATGGGTGAGCATCATCGCATGTTATTGGCGAATTTTTTTGCGCAAACAGAAGCGTTGATGACTGGTAAAAATGAACAAGAAGTGCGTGATGAACTTGTGGCGCAAGGTATATCCGCAGAATCCGTAGCGCAATTGCTGCCACATAAGATTTTTCCCGGAAATCGTCCCACTACCTCCATTTTATTCAAGAAACTGGATCCTCAGACATTGGGCTCATTGATCGCACTGTATGAGCATAAAGTATTTGTGCAAAGCGTAATATGGGATATTAACCCGTTCGATCAATGGGGCGTGGAACTGGGCAAGCAGCTTGCCGGAAAAATTCTGGCCGAGTTGGGACACAGGGACCCTGTGGTATCGCACGATTCATCCACCAATGGATTGATTAATTATTTCAAGGCCAATCAGTAGAAATATTACTTATGCCGCGATCCCAGAAACTTCGCGTTTTGTTTGTTACTTCTGAAGTGTACCCGTTGTGCAAAACTGGCGGCCTGGGTGACGTCAGCGCAGCATTGCCTGTTGCATTACGTGCGTTGAACAGCGACGTGCGACTTTTAGTGCCCGGCTATCCGCAAGTGATGGCTGGCGTTAAATACAAATATAAAATAGCTGAGTTCAATGCACTGTCACAGTTTCCACCCGCTTCATTGCTGTCGGCCCGATTGTCATTGAATAAAACCGAGAGCATTCCGGTGTTCGTGATCGACTGTCCCGGGCTATATAACCGTGAAGGAGGGCCCTACATGGATGCATTTGGTCATGATTGGCCTGATAACGCGTTACGTTTCGGTTTGCTATCAAAAATTGGTGCCATTCTGGGCAGTGATGACAGTCCGATTGCCTGGTATCCGCATATCGTTCATTGCAATGACTGGCAGAGCGGCCTCACCCCGGCTTATTTGCATTTTTATTCGGGAAAAAAAGCTGCCACGATGATGACCATTCATAATCTGGCGTTTCAAGGTATTTTCCCATCTGGAAGTGTGGTACAACTGGGGTTGCCATCAGGCAGTTTCGATATCAATGGAGTAGAGTATTATGGCAATTTATCTTTTCTCAAAGCCGGACTGTATTATGCCGACCAGATTACTACAGTCAGCCCCAATTATGCCAAAGAAATACAGACAGAGCCGCTGGGGTTCGGGTTGCAAGGATTACTGGCTACCCGCCAGTCTGATCTCACCGGTATTATCAATGGCATTGCTACCACAGAATGGGATCCTGAAACGGATCGTTATCTAGTTAAAAACTACAATAGTAAAAGCCTGTCGAATAAGACAGTTAATAAAACTGCATTGCAACAACAAATGGGGTTGGCAGTCGATGCGCATGTCCCACTATTGGGTGTGGTCAGCCGTTTGAGCCACCAAAAAGGGATTGATCTGCTGATCCAGATTGCTCCGCAATTAATAAAGATACCCGCCCAATTGGTGGTTTTGGGCAGCGATCACCCTGAATTGGAGCACTTGCTTTCCACGCTGGCGCAAACCTACCCCAAGTCAATCGCGATACACGTTGGTTTTAACGAGGCTTTGTCCCATTTGATAGAAGCCGGTATTGATTGCTTTCTGATGCCATCACGGTTCGAGCCCTGTGGATTGAATCAGATGTATAGTCAACGCTATGGTACCCCGCCAATAGTTCACGCCACAGGTGGTCTGCTTGATACGGTGGTGGATTGTACCCCGGCAACACTGGCAAATCATACTGCCAGCGGCTTTGTGTTCAATTCCATGACGGCGGCCAGTTTACTGGATACCATAAAGCGTGCAGTATTTGCTTATCACAATAAAAAAATCTGGCTAAGCCTGCAGAAGAATGGAATGGCCAGAAATTTCAGCTGGAATGCGAGCGCAATGGCGTATCAAGAACTTTACCGGAGGCTGCTACACTGAAATACGATCTTCACTCAACAGGACTAGATATCATGAAAATCACGCTCAGTATTCTTTTTGCCGTTTTGTTGTCCGGTTGTATTGCGCATCCGTTAGAGGCGCCTTTACCGCCTGCGGTAGTGAGTGAAGTGCCGGAAAACTGGGAACAGGCGCAAGCCAGAAAATATCAAGAAAAATCAAATTATATTCAGTCCCGTCAAGTCGCTTACGATTGGTTTGGCAATTTTGCTTTTAGCGAAATCGATGGTATTCCCTATATTGCGTTGAAACTTTTACCCAAGCTGGCACCCCAGTTGTGGGGAAGTGACGAAAATTTTCTCGATGCGGTTGGTTTGTTTATTGATGAGCGGCAGCAATCCTATCCGATTGCACGCGGCATTGGCTTCAGTGGCTTATCGCGGGCTGAGGCGCAGGGGAATATTGATTACGCATCATTCACTTGCGGTGCCTGTCACATTGGGCGTGTGCGACTTGAGAGCGGCCAGATCGATTATCTCGATGGCGGCGTGAATACGACCTTCAATATCGCGTTATTTCGTGTCAAATTGTATCAGACCTTACAAACAGCCTATGCAGGTGAAGCCGACGACACCAAATACCAATTATTAACGCAGAAGTTGCTGGATGCACTGGATACTGTTCATCAGCAAAATCCGAATTATTTTTATAATAATTTCCAAGCAGGTGATAGAAACTTTGATGCCGGTTATGAAGCTGCGCAGATCGCCTTGTTCAAACAACATGCTGAACAGACGATCAAGCAGTTTGCGCAGCGCGCTGAAGCCGAGTATGAAGGTTTTGGCGCGCTCATCGCCAAGAACTATGCAGGTCTTGAATCAGAAATGCTGGCTGGTTTTCCCGGCATGGCGGATGCGACGGGGTTGAGCGCCATCAATGGTTATATCAGTTTGCGCAAGATTCCCATTATTAAAGGATTTGCCAGTGTCACGCTTCCACCCGAGCCGGGCATCACTGATTTTATGTCGGTATGGGAGCAAGGCAAGCGCCGGGCAAGCTGGGATAAGAGTCATACCAGACTTATCAATGGTGGCGGCCAATGGAATGGTAATGTACCGATGCCGATTTACCGTAACCTGATTGCCATGCTGACTTTGGGTCTGGAAAAAACCGATGTCCGGGTGGCTGCTTTTGCCGAAGAACTGCTCGATGGACTACCGGCCAGTCCTTATCCTTTTAATGTGGATATCGGATTGGCTAAGAAGGGGCAAGCGTTATTTGCAGAGCACTGCGCCGATTGCCATCAACCTAAAAACGGCAAAGTTTACGATAATCTTGGTACCAGCATGAAAAGGGCT from Nitrosomonas ureae harbors:
- a CDS encoding glycoside hydrolase family 57 protein; translation: MKQLNLVLLWHMHQPDYRDYVTNQFVLPWVYLHAIKDYTDMAYHLESHPKTRVVVNFVPVLLDQLDDFSQQFSTKQIRCPLLRLLATPELENITMQDRLYIFDSCFLSNHENMLQPYPAYKRLHELYQVFNKVSERELKYFSGQYLADLLVWYHLAWMGESVRRNNEFVMKLMAKNQEFNYEDRLQLFTLIGELIQDLIPRYRKLAESGQIELSTTPHFHPLAPLLIDFSSARDSQPDVTLPAHNFYPGGRSRVAFHLSSAITSHTQRFDEKPAGIWPAEGALSTALIKIMAEQDCQWSASGEGVLVNSLRSSYSDGTFPDRNYYLYRPYRIDGESKDIICFFRDDQLSDLIGFEYSKWFGRDAAENFVQSLDHIYHSTPAEGNPVVSVILDGENAWESYPYNGFYFLDDLYHLLDDHPYIRTTTYRDYLASVEISAIEALPTLAAGSWVYGTFSTWIGDKEKNCAWDMLCAAKHSFDLVMQSERLTEEEKNQASRQLASCESSDWFWWFGDYNPAHSVASFDQLFRKNLMNLYHLLKLPIPSAILEPVSKGNEWSEDSGAMRRSSSNAD
- a CDS encoding alpha-amylase/4-alpha-glucanotransferase domain-containing protein, yielding MSQRVSLLLGVHAHQPVGNFPDVLKDAHQRCYRPFLQILYRYPDFRFSVHFSGWLLDYLLQHFPDDMALLHQMVARRQVELFGAGDTEPVLAVIPNRDRMGQVDTFSRKLAVKFGQRPQGAWLTERVWESTVVPALANCGIRYVTVDDYHFLCAGKTPGELNGYFTTEEDAYKLDLFPISESLRYKIPFSPVEETIAYLESLTDHHSSDTSPAAVYFDDIEKFGIWPETYHWVYEQGWLEHFIQSVLASDKICTRHYSEYHASEKTRGIVYLPTVSYIEMNEWTLPAHSANIYAELLQQAKTSGWYEHKKAFIRGGIWKNFFSRYLESNWMHKRMLGLSARLIELPAQHRTVEMQQKLYESQANDAYWHGMFGGLYLPHLRRAVYNAMVELEALLDIHAPRPSYFTEDTDLDGMEEAYLQNGVLQAVLKLDGFASICELDAYRLKHNFGDTLRVQGEHYYQKIQAGQPDSSNDAVNGIASAHDRISYKHEINAEDIVADDHPRSLFVDRLNGTFIVYRSVAAALENNHFQSENTNYPIHKHILLDQNRLQIAYHFTAKLAHKFSTEINLAMPSCDGMGGRFIYQGKISGGFGELLELTDMTEITLDDDTLGGSVVLKTSHPVTLRAHPHFSVSQSESGFEKIMQATTLLLEWPVTTQELIITLEIHAR
- the pgi gene encoding glucose-6-phosphate isomerase, producing the protein MSILTHSPAWLALQSHQSVITQQHLRELFQQDPQRFEKFSLIFNNILMDYAKHPINYETVDLLLKLAHQQKLKDWIARMFCGEKINSTEQRAVLHIALRGDQSIMVDGVDVMPDVKRVLKQMERFSIAIQSGERRGYTGKMFTDIVNIGIGGSDLGPVMVTEALKPYWLKGISPHFVSNVDGTQLAGILRQLDPATTLFVIASKTFTTQETLTNAHSAREWFLSQGGNEKDIAHHFVAVSTNRAAVERFGIDPDNMFEFWDWVGGRYSLWSAIGLPIALTVGMDHFYSLLAGAKAMDQHFATAPFEKNLPVMLGLIGIWQINFFGTASHVVLPYDQSLHRFPAYLQQLEMESNGKRTTRNGEVADYATGAVVWGKPGTNGQHAFYQLLHQGTQTVSADFLAPCQSHYPMGEHHRMLLANFFAQTEALMTGKNEQEVRDELVAQGISAESVAQLLPHKIFPGNRPTTSILFKKLDPQTLGSLIALYEHKVFVQSVIWDINPFDQWGVELGKQLAGKILAELGHRDPVVSHDSSTNGLINYFKANQ
- the glgA gene encoding glycogen synthase GlgA, which codes for MPRSQKLRVLFVTSEVYPLCKTGGLGDVSAALPVALRALNSDVRLLVPGYPQVMAGVKYKYKIAEFNALSQFPPASLLSARLSLNKTESIPVFVIDCPGLYNREGGPYMDAFGHDWPDNALRFGLLSKIGAILGSDDSPIAWYPHIVHCNDWQSGLTPAYLHFYSGKKAATMMTIHNLAFQGIFPSGSVVQLGLPSGSFDINGVEYYGNLSFLKAGLYYADQITTVSPNYAKEIQTEPLGFGLQGLLATRQSDLTGIINGIATTEWDPETDRYLVKNYNSKSLSNKTVNKTALQQQMGLAVDAHVPLLGVVSRLSHQKGIDLLIQIAPQLIKIPAQLVVLGSDHPELEHLLSTLAQTYPKSIAIHVGFNEALSHLIEAGIDCFLMPSRFEPCGLNQMYSQRYGTPPIVHATGGLLDTVVDCTPATLANHTASGFVFNSMTAASLLDTIKRAVFAYHNKKIWLSLQKNGMARNFSWNASAMAYQELYRRLLH
- a CDS encoding cytochrome C, whose protein sequence is MKITLSILFAVLLSGCIAHPLEAPLPPAVVSEVPENWEQAQARKYQEKSNYIQSRQVAYDWFGNFAFSEIDGIPYIALKLLPKLAPQLWGSDENFLDAVGLFIDERQQSYPIARGIGFSGLSRAEAQGNIDYASFTCGACHIGRVRLESGQIDYLDGGVNTTFNIALFRVKLYQTLQTAYAGEADDTKYQLLTQKLLDALDTVHQQNPNYFYNNFQAGDRNFDAGYEAAQIALFKQHAEQTIKQFAQRAEAEYEGFGALIAKNYAGLESEMLAGFPGMADATGLSAINGYISLRKIPIIKGFASVTLPPEPGITDFMSVWEQGKRRASWDKSHTRLINGGGQWNGNVPMPIYRNLIAMLTLGLEKTDVRVAAFAEELLDGLPASPYPFNVDIGLAKKGQALFAEHCADCHQPKNGKVYDNLGTSMKRAYVVGALLNYAAHKQLYANCAPDTTVQLEGKDIKPCAEFDGVSLDDKKDLLMSPNNEHRGYNARPLSGIWAQAPYLHNGTVPTVYHLLVPDERPASFIKSKLDYDPRYLGFAWNAGQTANPNEGYLFQANAISALSNKGHDKDIVEGKKTYRLNWSGDKPGAFAIIEYLKTL